In Streptomyces canus, one DNA window encodes the following:
- a CDS encoding endonuclease/exonuclease/phosphatase family protein produces MLLLHRRIPNGPGRPAGLVESFLPWVGAAVLPLLVTALVRRSATALVAVLLPAVTWVSLFGGTLVDKRGTGGDLTVVSHNVGDAGPGPASRLLTASGADVIGLEELTDANAPAYERMLADAYPYHHVVGTVGLWSKRPLRDVRPVPIMAWTRALHATVETPKGPVAVFVAHLPSVRVRPAEGFTTNWRDHAVVRLADAVHRAPERRRILMGDFNGSADDRGLTPVTSVMRSAQQVAGAGFGFTWPAALPVVRIDHVFTQGVDPVAAWTLPRTGSDHRPVAASVNL; encoded by the coding sequence ATGCTCCTGCTCCACCGCCGGATACCCAACGGTCCCGGCCGGCCCGCCGGCCTCGTCGAGAGCTTCCTGCCCTGGGTGGGCGCAGCCGTGCTCCCTCTGCTGGTGACTGCCCTGGTCCGGCGATCTGCGACGGCGCTGGTCGCCGTGTTGCTGCCGGCCGTGACGTGGGTGTCCCTCTTCGGCGGAACACTCGTCGACAAACGCGGCACGGGCGGCGACCTGACCGTGGTCAGCCACAACGTGGGTGACGCCGGCCCCGGCCCGGCCTCCCGTCTGCTGACCGCCTCCGGCGCCGATGTCATCGGGCTCGAGGAGCTGACCGACGCGAACGCCCCCGCCTACGAGCGAATGCTGGCCGACGCATATCCGTACCACCATGTGGTGGGCACCGTCGGGCTGTGGAGCAAACGGCCGTTGCGGGACGTGCGGCCGGTGCCGATCATGGCGTGGACGCGGGCGTTGCATGCGACGGTCGAGACACCGAAGGGACCTGTCGCGGTCTTCGTGGCCCATTTGCCGTCGGTGCGGGTGCGGCCGGCCGAAGGGTTCACAACAAACTGGCGTGATCACGCTGTGGTGCGGCTCGCTGACGCGGTCCACCGTGCTCCGGAGCGGCGGCGGATCCTCATGGGCGATTTCAACGGCTCCGCGGACGACCGCGGATTGACCCCGGTGACCTCGGTGATGCGGTCGGCGCAGCAGGTGGCGGGCGCGGGCTTCGGATTCACCTGGCCGGCCGCCCTGCCGGTGGTGCGGATCGACCACGTGTTCACACAAGGGGTCGATCCCGTGGCGGCATGGACGCTGCCGCGTACCGGGAGCGATCACCGCCCGGTCGCCGCTTCGGTCAACCTCTGA
- a CDS encoding trypsin-like serine protease, with the protein MTTGVAVTATLLAALPAQAIVGGTESTRAYSFMGSFQPSYPAPPRPDGHGCGVEVLAPQWVLTASHCAGRNPTDAKVGVPRGWKVRVGSLDTTSGGEVAEVDHYYRLATTRDDGGFWGRDMALMHLRTPVRAKPVRIASTTPPDNTPVRIMGWGMTCDDTDNAACFPTRLREADTVVQPISTCPSAVPGGELCVGSDDGSVAASNMDSGGPALVREGDQWAVAGVVSGPDESGKTLYTDVTRHADWLNGVITGTDVPPDDPIPDVEGSVDLSGCAGSVVRTPISRPQDPALLLTNGHCVQGQRPGPGTAMVNQPADREVPIADRQGYPQTTARAKRLVYATMTGTDIALYRLDKTYAQLRSEGAKIFHLTTTPVRAGDPLTMAYTSHRFNCTAETVVTHLREGGYQQDDSIRYAAGEDCAPWHGTSGSALLAPDGSTVVGIHNTHNEAGEQCTDNNPCEVGPDGAVTSVQGRGYGQQVDMITDCLARGSKLDLSRQSCTLTGATRRPADHDSHPGDHNR; encoded by the coding sequence ATGACGACGGGGGTCGCGGTGACCGCGACCCTGTTGGCCGCCTTACCGGCGCAGGCCATCGTGGGCGGCACCGAGTCAACCCGCGCTTACTCCTTCATGGGTTCGTTCCAGCCGTCCTATCCTGCGCCGCCGCGCCCGGACGGACACGGCTGTGGGGTGGAGGTCCTGGCGCCGCAATGGGTTCTGACGGCCAGTCACTGCGCCGGCCGGAATCCTACTGATGCGAAGGTGGGTGTCCCGCGTGGCTGGAAGGTCCGGGTCGGGTCACTGGACACCACGTCCGGAGGCGAGGTCGCCGAGGTCGACCACTACTACCGGTTGGCGACCACTCGCGATGACGGGGGGTTCTGGGGCCGGGACATGGCGTTGATGCACCTGCGGACCCCGGTTCGCGCCAAGCCGGTGCGGATCGCTTCGACCACACCGCCGGACAACACGCCCGTCCGCATCATGGGCTGGGGCATGACCTGCGACGACACTGACAACGCGGCGTGTTTCCCTACGCGGCTGCGGGAGGCCGACACCGTGGTTCAGCCGATCTCGACGTGTCCGTCAGCCGTGCCCGGCGGAGAGTTGTGTGTCGGTAGCGACGACGGCAGCGTCGCCGCGTCGAACATGGATTCCGGTGGGCCCGCGCTGGTCCGCGAGGGCGATCAGTGGGCCGTGGCCGGTGTGGTCAGTGGCCCCGACGAAAGCGGCAAGACGCTGTACACCGATGTCACCCGGCACGCCGACTGGCTCAACGGCGTCATCACGGGCACCGACGTGCCCCCCGATGATCCGATCCCGGACGTGGAAGGCTCGGTGGATCTGAGCGGCTGTGCGGGCTCAGTGGTCCGCACCCCCATCTCCCGGCCGCAGGACCCGGCTCTGTTGCTGACCAACGGTCACTGCGTGCAAGGACAGCGGCCCGGGCCCGGAACCGCGATGGTGAACCAGCCGGCCGACCGCGAGGTACCCATCGCCGACCGGCAGGGCTACCCGCAGACCACCGCACGTGCGAAACGGCTCGTGTACGCGACGATGACCGGCACCGACATCGCGCTCTACCGCCTGGACAAGACCTACGCGCAGTTGAGGAGCGAGGGCGCGAAAATCTTCCACCTCACCACCACCCCCGTGCGCGCGGGCGACCCGCTGACCATGGCCTACACCAGCCACCGCTTCAACTGCACCGCCGAGACGGTGGTCACGCACCTGCGGGAGGGCGGCTACCAGCAGGACGACTCGATCCGCTACGCCGCCGGCGAAGACTGCGCCCCCTGGCACGGCACATCCGGTTCGGCGCTGCTGGCCCCCGACGGCTCCACGGTCGTGGGGATCCACAACACCCACAACGAGGCCGGCGAGCAGTGCACCGACAACAACCCCTGCGAGGTGGGTCCGGACGGAGCCGTGACCTCCGTGCAGGGCCGTGGTTACGGCCAGCAGGTCGACATGATCACGGACTGCCTGGCCAGGGGATCGAAACTCGACCTCTCCCGTCAGAGCTGCACCCTCACCGGTGCCACGCGCCGCCCTGCCGACCACGACAGCCACCCCGGCGACCACAACCGATAG
- a CDS encoding glycoside hydrolase family 36 protein has protein sequence MTSAPETTHGALLWSHATLGLRAVKDPSGSVRLTTAGQVWDSLLPLVEVNLTGHGRTWSGERSIDTTVGSRLVLRDHETVADGEWRHTTIGLTDPQTRLTAHVTLSTVPGAGFVRSRVRLVNEGDEPLQVEGVSCLTLGGITDQESGLDGLTLHWADNDWLAECRWRQAAFRDQVVPLNRAAHGHEGRGCFERYSQGSWSTGRQLPVAGLTAGDGGAWFWQIESSAGWRYEAGERENAAYLALFGPDDAHHQWRQTLAPGQEFTTVPAVLVHSTSGGLDAAFGELTAYRRRIRRAHPDHQALPVIYNDYMNTLMGDPTTDKLLPLIKAAGAAGAEVFVIDAGWYDDDAQGWWDAVGAWEPAGRRFPGGIHEVLDAIRQHGMTPGLWLEPEVVGVRSPLAHSLPPEAFFRRGGVRLTEHGRHHLDLRHPAARAHLDQVVDRIVGEWGVGYLKLDYNINAGPGTENDAESAGAGLLGHHRAHLDWLASLLDRHPGLVLENCGSGGLRMDYAQLAVAQLQSTSDQQDPLRYPPIAAAAATAAAPEQAAVWAYPQPEFGLDAIAFTMTTALLGRVHLSGFLDRMSEEQSALVRSGVDVYKHIRHDIAGALPFWPLGLPGWEDDWLAHGLHTADTMYLAVWRREPTAGSADTGANLTISGNAEADSRALRVPHLGNGRLIPEVLYPGAADAMATWEASEGLLTVTLPRPDTALLIRLGATPAP, from the coding sequence TTGACATCAGCACCGGAAACCACCCACGGGGCCTTGCTGTGGAGCCATGCCACCCTCGGGCTGCGTGCCGTCAAGGACCCCTCCGGATCGGTCCGACTCACCACCGCGGGGCAGGTATGGGACTCCCTCCTCCCCCTGGTCGAGGTCAATCTCACGGGACACGGCCGCACCTGGTCGGGAGAACGTTCCATCGACACGACCGTCGGCAGCCGCCTGGTGCTGCGCGACCACGAGACGGTCGCGGACGGGGAGTGGCGGCACACGACCATAGGGCTGACCGATCCGCAGACCCGCCTCACCGCGCACGTCACCCTGAGCACCGTCCCCGGGGCAGGTTTCGTGCGCTCGCGGGTACGTCTGGTCAACGAGGGCGACGAGCCCCTGCAGGTGGAGGGCGTGTCCTGCCTCACCCTGGGCGGCATCACCGACCAGGAGAGCGGTCTCGACGGGCTGACCCTGCACTGGGCGGACAACGACTGGCTCGCCGAATGCCGCTGGCGGCAGGCCGCGTTCCGGGACCAGGTGGTCCCGCTGAACCGGGCCGCCCACGGTCACGAGGGCCGCGGCTGCTTCGAGCGGTACTCACAGGGCTCCTGGTCCACGGGACGGCAGCTCCCGGTCGCCGGCCTCACCGCCGGTGACGGAGGGGCCTGGTTCTGGCAGATCGAGTCCAGCGCGGGCTGGCGCTACGAGGCCGGGGAACGGGAGAACGCCGCCTACCTCGCCCTCTTCGGACCCGATGACGCGCACCACCAGTGGCGGCAGACGCTCGCCCCGGGTCAGGAGTTCACGACGGTGCCCGCTGTCCTCGTCCACTCCACGAGCGGCGGCCTGGACGCGGCGTTCGGTGAACTCACCGCCTACCGGCGCCGTATCCGCCGCGCCCACCCCGACCACCAGGCGCTGCCGGTGATCTACAACGACTACATGAACACCCTCATGGGTGACCCCACCACCGACAAGCTCCTGCCGCTGATCAAGGCAGCCGGCGCCGCCGGCGCGGAGGTCTTCGTCATCGACGCCGGCTGGTACGACGACGACGCCCAGGGCTGGTGGGATGCCGTGGGCGCCTGGGAACCCGCCGGCCGCCGCTTTCCCGGTGGCATCCACGAGGTCCTCGACGCCATCAGGCAGCACGGCATGACCCCCGGTCTGTGGCTGGAACCCGAAGTCGTCGGTGTCCGCAGCCCCCTGGCCCACAGCCTGCCCCCCGAGGCGTTTTTTCGCCGGGGCGGGGTCCGGCTGACCGAGCACGGCCGCCACCACCTCGATCTGCGTCACCCGGCTGCCCGCGCCCACCTCGATCAGGTCGTCGACCGAATCGTCGGTGAATGGGGAGTGGGCTACCTCAAACTCGACTACAACATCAACGCCGGTCCAGGCACCGAGAACGACGCCGAAAGCGCGGGCGCCGGCCTGCTCGGGCACCACCGTGCCCACCTCGACTGGCTCGCCTCGCTCCTGGACCGGCACCCCGGCCTGGTCCTGGAGAACTGCGGGTCCGGGGGCCTGCGCATGGACTACGCGCAGCTGGCGGTGGCGCAGTTGCAGTCCACCAGCGACCAGCAGGATCCCCTGCGCTATCCGCCCATCGCGGCAGCGGCGGCAACGGCGGCGGCACCCGAGCAGGCCGCCGTGTGGGCGTACCCCCAACCGGAGTTCGGCCTCGACGCGATCGCGTTCACGATGACCACGGCCCTGCTGGGACGCGTGCACCTGTCCGGCTTCCTCGACCGCATGAGCGAGGAGCAGTCCGCCCTCGTCCGCTCCGGTGTGGACGTCTACAAGCACATCCGGCACGACATCGCCGGGGCGCTCCCGTTCTGGCCGCTCGGTCTGCCCGGCTGGGAGGACGACTGGCTGGCACACGGACTGCACACCGCCGACACGATGTACCTTGCGGTGTGGCGGCGGGAACCGACCGCGGGCAGTGCGGACACGGGCGCGAACCTCACGATCTCCGGGAACGCCGAGGCCGACAGCCGTGCTTTGCGGGTCCCGCACCTCGGCAACGGCCGGCTGATCCCCGAAGTGCTCTACCCGGGCGCCGCGGATGCCATGGCGACCTGGGAAGCGTCCGAGGGGCTCCTCACCGTCACTCTGCCCCGCCCGGACACCGCTCTTCTCATCCGCCTCGGCGCCACACCGGCCCCGTAG
- a CDS encoding serine protein kinase RIO: MSHDDLSQHPQHPEFPDAFSTDANRYVPPSDDLGDIDDRFVFDFRAYDDLADGQRWSTWLSVEPLCRGPEPLPDWVVTSQGAIDTELGVLKTGKEADVHLVERADPLDPSGGVVMAAKRYRSPEHRSFHRAASYTEGRSMKRSRDERAIKRKSTFGRQVAAGEWAVSEWGALVRLWNLGLPVPYPVQIDGTEILMEWITVVDEDGAVATAPRLAQTRPSRELLVAYFEQLTDALATMVQSGVVHGDLSAYNILAAGERLVIIDLPQIVDLVGNLNGMTFLQRDCANICGWFRSRGLEVDEHALFAELMAHAF; encoded by the coding sequence ATGTCTCACGACGATCTCTCGCAGCACCCTCAGCACCCGGAATTTCCTGACGCCTTCAGCACCGACGCCAACCGCTACGTCCCGCCCTCGGACGACCTGGGCGACATCGACGACCGGTTCGTCTTCGACTTCCGTGCCTACGACGACCTCGCCGACGGCCAGCGCTGGTCGACCTGGCTCAGTGTCGAACCCCTCTGCCGAGGCCCCGAGCCGCTCCCGGACTGGGTGGTGACCTCGCAGGGAGCGATCGACACCGAGCTCGGCGTCCTGAAAACCGGCAAGGAGGCCGACGTCCACCTCGTCGAACGCGCCGACCCGCTCGACCCCTCCGGTGGCGTGGTCATGGCGGCCAAGCGTTACCGCTCTCCCGAGCACCGGTCCTTCCACCGCGCCGCCTCCTATACCGAGGGCCGTTCGATGAAGCGCTCACGTGACGAGCGGGCTATCAAGCGGAAGAGCACCTTCGGCCGGCAGGTCGCGGCCGGTGAGTGGGCGGTGTCCGAGTGGGGTGCGCTGGTGCGGCTGTGGAATCTCGGGCTGCCGGTTCCCTACCCGGTCCAGATCGACGGCACCGAGATCCTGATGGAGTGGATCACCGTCGTCGACGAGGACGGCGCCGTCGCGACCGCGCCCCGGCTCGCCCAGACTCGCCCCTCACGCGAGCTGCTGGTGGCGTACTTCGAGCAGCTCACCGATGCGCTGGCGACGATGGTCCAGAGCGGCGTCGTGCACGGCGACCTGTCGGCGTACAACATCCTGGCGGCGGGCGAGCGGCTGGTCATCATCGACCTGCCACAGATCGTCGATCTGGTCGGCAACCTCAACGGGATGACCTTCCTCCAGCGGGACTGCGCCAACATCTGCGGCTGGTTCCGCTCGCGGGGCCTTGAGGTCGACGAACACGCGCTGTTCGCGGAGCTGATGGCGCACGCCTTCTGA
- a CDS encoding phytoene desaturase family protein, with product MPDAVVIGAGPNGLVAANVLADAGWSVDVLEEQPEPGGAVRHDHGVDAAYVSDVFSAFYPLAAASPVLTALRLDRYGLRWSHAPSVLAHPLTDGSCALLDRDIDTTAASLDAFAPGDGAAWRHLHDVWESLRPDILDALFTPFPPVRATARLARRLRAAGGLRMARTLVLPVRRMGEEEFRGQGGRLLLAGNALHADLAPESAGSGGFGWLMGMLGQTYGFPVPVGGSGALTGALTRRLQAHGGRIRCGQRVERIVVRGGRAVGVRTAAGDAVVARRAVLADVSVPALYGDLLDPEHLPAQLQEDLRRFQWDLATFKVDWALDGPVPWQAEQASRAGTVHLADGLDELTRFAAQIALREVPERPFLLFGQMTTADATRSPQGTESAWAYTHIPHEIGADAGDEGITGRWDSKDQELMADRVERQVERFAPGFRSLVRARRILAPPTLESLDANLRGGAINGGTSAIHQQLVFRPAPGTGRPETAVPGLFLASAGAHPGGGVHGAPGANAARAVLHRHRPPGLARAQRLLTRRDRTGTSR from the coding sequence ATGCCTGACGCCGTGGTGATCGGGGCGGGCCCCAACGGCCTGGTCGCCGCCAACGTGCTCGCGGACGCCGGGTGGAGCGTCGACGTGCTGGAGGAGCAGCCGGAGCCGGGCGGCGCCGTCCGCCACGACCACGGCGTCGATGCCGCCTACGTCAGCGACGTCTTCAGCGCCTTCTACCCGCTCGCGGCCGCCTCTCCGGTCCTGACCGCGCTGCGCCTGGACCGGTACGGGCTGCGCTGGAGCCACGCACCCAGCGTGCTCGCCCACCCGCTCACCGACGGCAGCTGCGCCCTCCTGGACCGTGACATCGACACCACCGCCGCGTCCCTGGACGCCTTCGCACCGGGCGACGGGGCCGCCTGGCGGCACCTGCACGATGTCTGGGAGTCCCTGCGCCCCGACATCCTGGACGCCCTGTTCACCCCCTTCCCGCCCGTGCGCGCGACGGCACGGCTGGCCCGGCGGCTGCGGGCCGCGGGCGGACTGCGCATGGCACGCACCTTGGTGCTGCCGGTACGCCGTATGGGTGAAGAGGAGTTCCGCGGCCAGGGCGGCCGGCTGCTGCTGGCCGGCAACGCCCTGCACGCCGATCTCGCCCCCGAGTCGGCGGGCAGCGGCGGCTTCGGCTGGCTGATGGGCATGCTGGGACAGACGTACGGCTTCCCGGTCCCCGTCGGCGGCTCCGGGGCCCTGACCGGGGCCCTGACCCGACGCCTGCAGGCTCACGGCGGGCGGATCCGCTGCGGGCAGCGCGTCGAGCGGATCGTCGTCCGCGGCGGGCGGGCCGTCGGCGTGCGGACGGCGGCCGGTGACGCGGTGGTGGCGCGCCGGGCGGTGCTGGCGGACGTGTCCGTGCCCGCCCTGTACGGCGATCTCCTCGACCCCGAGCACCTGCCCGCGCAGCTTCAGGAGGACCTGCGCCGGTTCCAGTGGGACCTCGCCACCTTCAAGGTCGACTGGGCGCTGGACGGCCCGGTGCCCTGGCAGGCCGAGCAGGCGTCCCGGGCGGGCACCGTGCACCTCGCCGACGGCCTGGACGAGCTCACTCGTTTCGCCGCGCAGATCGCCCTGCGGGAGGTACCGGAACGGCCCTTCCTGCTGTTCGGCCAGATGACCACCGCTGACGCCACCCGCTCCCCGCAGGGCACCGAATCGGCCTGGGCCTACACGCACATCCCCCACGAGATCGGCGCCGACGCCGGCGACGAGGGCATCACCGGTCGCTGGGACAGCAAGGACCAGGAACTCATGGCCGACCGGGTCGAACGCCAGGTGGAACGCTTTGCCCCCGGCTTCCGCTCCCTGGTCCGCGCCCGCCGCATCCTGGCACCCCCGACCCTCGAGTCCCTCGACGCCAATCTGCGCGGCGGAGCCATCAACGGAGGCACGTCCGCGATCCATCAGCAGCTCGTCTTCCGCCCGGCCCCCGGCACCGGGCGCCCCGAGACCGCCGTCCCCGGCCTCTTCCTGGCCTCCGCCGGGGCCCACCCGGGCGGCGGCGTCCACGGCGCACCGGGCGCCAACGCCGCCCGGGCCGTACTGCACCGCCACCGGCCACCCGGTCTGGCCCGCGCCCAACGGCTGCTGACTCGCCGCGACCGCACCGGAACCAGCCGCTGA
- a CDS encoding SRPBCC family protein — MAVRHRLIKVSPSAVWAVLADGHRYAEWVVGTSHSEPVRGQWPHKDAAIRFQVPLGPLKLVNETVVRRCEEGEGLELEAHAGPLGTARIAIELRPWGEHCLVIVDEHPLQGAGGRLHNVGFEALIQMRHRTMLARLARLCENEVREARGAPRPASVKGAAGAGHA, encoded by the coding sequence GTGGCCGTTCGCCATCGTCTGATCAAAGTCAGCCCGAGCGCGGTGTGGGCCGTCCTCGCCGACGGCCACCGCTACGCGGAGTGGGTGGTGGGAACCTCCCATTCCGAGCCGGTTCGCGGGCAGTGGCCGCACAAGGACGCGGCAATCCGCTTCCAGGTCCCGCTCGGCCCGCTCAAGCTGGTCAACGAGACGGTCGTACGCCGCTGCGAGGAAGGCGAGGGCCTGGAGCTGGAGGCCCACGCCGGACCGTTGGGCACTGCACGCATCGCGATAGAACTGCGGCCGTGGGGCGAGCACTGCCTGGTGATCGTGGACGAGCACCCCCTCCAGGGGGCGGGCGGCCGGCTGCACAACGTCGGCTTCGAAGCGCTGATCCAGATGCGCCACCGCACCATGCTGGCCCGCCTCGCCCGGCTGTGCGAGAACGAGGTGCGAGAGGCCCGCGGGGCTCCGCGACCGGCGTCGGTGAAGGGCGCGGCGGGAGCCGGGCATGCCTGA
- a CDS encoding lamin tail domain-containing protein, with protein MTARRLSAAALAAAAIVGAVALPASAADHARPDRTKVEISAVQYDSPGRDDRSRRSLNKEWVELINTSRRTVNLDGWTLKNEDGDTYTFDHYRLEGRATVRIHTGRGHDTDSDLYMDRHNEVWDNHSDTATLRNDHDRFIDNASWGHHRHGGHDGRHHGGGHHH; from the coding sequence GTGACCGCCCGTCGTCTGTCCGCCGCCGCGCTCGCGGCCGCCGCGATCGTCGGGGCGGTGGCGCTGCCGGCATCGGCGGCCGACCACGCCCGGCCCGACCGGACGAAGGTCGAGATCAGCGCGGTCCAGTACGACTCACCCGGCCGGGACGACCGCTCGCGGCGCTCCCTGAACAAGGAATGGGTGGAGCTCATCAACACCTCCCGCCGCACCGTCAACCTCGACGGCTGGACCCTGAAGAACGAGGACGGCGACACCTACACCTTCGACCACTACCGCCTCGAGGGCCGCGCCACGGTCCGCATCCACACCGGCAGGGGCCACGACACCGACAGCGACCTCTACATGGACCGCCACAACGAGGTGTGGGACAACCACTCCGACACCGCCACCCTGCGCAACGACCACGACCGCTTCATCGACAACGCATCCTGGGGCCACCACCGCCACGGCGGTCACGACGGTCGCCACCATGGCGGTGGCCACCACCACTGA
- a CDS encoding ATP-binding protein — MPGAFPVQDTVALDGDGSCIAEARHRAVDFLARVQTEHGMPVSARVMDLTQLVVSELVTNARKYAPGPVLMELRIVGAVVEVVVWDSDPVLPVARAADAGRVGQHGLEIVMAVAQGFEVQREPVGKRITARIALPDDLDGALAGRRPQ, encoded by the coding sequence ATGCCCGGTGCCTTTCCGGTTCAGGACACCGTTGCCCTGGACGGTGACGGATCCTGCATCGCCGAGGCACGCCACCGGGCGGTGGATTTCCTTGCCCGTGTCCAGACCGAGCACGGCATGCCAGTGTCCGCACGCGTGATGGACCTGACGCAGCTGGTGGTCAGCGAGCTGGTCACCAACGCCCGCAAGTACGCTCCCGGGCCGGTGCTGATGGAGCTGCGGATCGTCGGCGCCGTGGTCGAAGTGGTCGTCTGGGACAGCGATCCGGTGCTGCCGGTGGCCCGGGCTGCCGATGCGGGAAGGGTCGGGCAGCACGGCCTGGAGATTGTCATGGCCGTCGCGCAGGGCTTCGAAGTGCAGCGGGAGCCGGTCGGCAAACGCATCACGGCCCGCATCGCCCTGCCGGACGACCTGGACGGTGCCCTCGCAGGACGCCGCCCTCAGTAG